From a single Nicotiana tomentosiformis chromosome 2, ASM39032v3, whole genome shotgun sequence genomic region:
- the LOC138904628 gene encoding uncharacterized mitochondrial protein AtMg00810-like: MRFKLVFTVGPEAEERLLRSCDVPLFEIGSFKKYDEIFIGGITLHPVEYLIGVEWAYKSNYKAVREVDGFKVKEKYVDDILKDFTMSKAKSYKSNIQVKLKLTKDDTRDFVDATYFRKYVESLRYLTSTRLDITYGVGLISRFMKTPRQSHLQAAKRILRYIQGTQTDGIFYSKTSDSSLVGFTNNDWADDTIQRKSISGYAFYLGFGVFSWSSKKQ; the protein is encoded by the exons ATGAGGTTTAAACTGGTATTCACTGTTGGACCTGAGGCTGAGGAGAGGTTGTTGAGAAGTTGTGATG tgCCATTGTTCGAGATTGGATCTTTCAAGAAGTATGACGAAATATTTATTGGTGGCATTACTCTACACCCTGTAGAATATTTAATTGGAGTTGAATGGGCGTACAAGTCCAACTACAAAGCAGTTAGAGAAGTAGATGGTTTCAAGGTGAAGGAgaaatatgttgatgatattttgaagGATTTTACCATGAGTAAAGCCAAATCATATAAGAGCAATATTCAAGTTAAATTGAAGTTGACTAAAGATGACACTCGTGATTTTGTTGATGCTACATATTTTAGGAAATATGTGGAAAGTCTAAGGTACTTGACTTCTACAAGGCTTGATATTACTTATGGAGTTGGATTAATTAGCAGATTTATGAAGACTCCACGACAATCCCACTTGCAAGCAGcaaagagaattttgagatatatTCAAGGTACGCAGACTGATGGTATATTTTATTCAAAGACTAGTGATAGTAGTCTTGTGGGATTTACAAACAATGACTGGGCTGATGATACGATACAAAGAAAAAGTATTTCTGGCTATGCATTTTATTTGGGTTTTGGTGTATTTTCTTGGTCTTCCAAAAAGCAATAA
- the LOC104101919 gene encoding LOB domain-containing protein 41-like — protein sequence MRMSCNGCRVLRKGCSESCSIRPCLQWIKTPESQSNATVFLAKFYGRAGLMNLINAGPDHLRPAIFRSLLYEACGRIVNPIYGSVGLLWSGNWQLCQNAVEAVLKGAPITPIASDVAVNNNGPPLKLPYDIRHINKDDNAIKSNVLHRVRTRCRFKRSASKTKANPVYSGSGDESAHEKVNGSTRHDSSLSHQSEAAAMAAPNVECESREIESLQSAEMAEAEDSAAVEPASVSQVDDRAEDGEIELELTLGFAPFATSHDKPKATKRSEAVHLLDAAGECKMELGLTFRCDQFFDQ from the exons ATGCGGATGAGTTGCAATGGTTGTAGAGTTCTTCGAAAGGGCTGCAGCGAAAGTTGTAGTATACGGCCATGTCTTCAATGGATCAAGACTCCTGAGTCTCAATCGAACGCTACTGTTTTCCTCGCAAAGTTTTACGGCCGTGCTGGCCTTATGAATCTTATTAACGCCGGCCCTGATCATCTCCGTCCTG CTATATTTAGGTCATTGCTATACGAGGCTTGTGGCAGAATAGTGAACCCAATATATGGATCCGTGGGGTTATTATGGTCTGGAAATTGGCAGCTTTGTCAAAATGCTGTGGAAGCAGTACTCAAAGGAGCTCCAATTACTCCTATAGCTTCTGATGTTGCTGTAAACAACAACGGTCCTCCTTTGAAATTGCCTTACGACATTAGGCATATCAACAAAGATGACAACGCTATCAAGTCAAATGTTCTTCACCGGGTCAGGACCCGATGTCGATTCAAGCGCTCAGCGTCTAAAACAAAAGCTAACCCAGTTTATTCCGGGTCGGGTGATGAATCCGCCCATGAAAAAGTTAACGGGTCTACACGCCATGACTCTTCATTGAGTCACCAATCTGAAGCTGCGGCAATGGCGGCTCCCAATGTGGAATGCGAAAGCAGGGAGATTGAGAGTTTGCAGTCCGCAGAGATGGCTGAAGCTGAAGATTCAGCTGCAGTTGAACCTGCTTCCGTATCTCAAGTTGACGACCGAGCTGAAGACGGCGAAATCGAACTGGAACTGACTTTAGGCTTTGCGCCTTTTGCAACGTCTCACGATAAGCCGAAGGCTACGAAACGGAGTGAAGCTGTTCATTTGCTAGACGCCGCCGGAGAATGTAAAATGGAGCTGGGCCTTACTTTCCGTTGTGATCAATTTTTTGATCAGTAG